The following nucleotide sequence is from Odocoileus virginianus isolate 20LAN1187 ecotype Illinois chromosome 18, Ovbor_1.2, whole genome shotgun sequence.
CAGAGCAGGGCCTCTGAGGATGTGCTGCTGCTTCTGAAAACTTGGAGACCCCCAGCTGAGGAGTCAGATGCTCCGCTGACCCTGCAGGATGCCCGAGGCTTGAGGGATGTCCTTCTGACAGCATTTGCCTATCGTCAAGGCCAGTTAGCAATCTGACTTGTCCCTTGCCCTCCACTTCCTGTCTTAAGAAGTCCTCTAGGCTCACGTCTTTCCTGTCCTGTACCATTCAGGTTGGTGGGACTTCTCTGTGCTCTTCCCCATCAGGCCCGCTTGCCTTGTTGGCCTCTCTAAGCCTACAGCCTGTTTGCCCACAGGCCTCCAGGAGCTGATCACAGGGAGCTTGCCCAAGGCACTGAGCAGCCTGCATGAAGCGGCCTCAGGTCTGTGCCCACGGTCTCTGTTGGTCCAGGTGTACACAGCCCTGGGAACCTGTCTTCGTAAGATGGTAAAGACTGTCCTAGGATgagctggagaaaccatagcttccTGCTCTGTGAGGGCAGCTGAGGCTCGTGTCCTTTGTGTCCTTCACCCCCAGGGCAGTCCGCAGAGAGCTCTGCTCTACTTGGTTGCAGCCCTGAAGGAGGGATCAACCTGGGGTCCCCCGCTTCTGGAGGCCTCCAGGCTATATCAGCAACTGGGGAACATAGCAGCGGAGATTGAGAGTCTGGAGCTGCTGGTTGAGGTAAGGAACTGTGCCAGGTGAAGATGCGGGAAATGCTGAGATGCTTGTGCTGGTGTGACTAGTCAAGGTTTAAGTAGAAGGATGTATAGTTCCCGGAGATTATAgatatactttcttctttttattaggCTTTGAGTATCACTCGTATCCCTGAAGCCCATCAGCTTCTTATTGAGGTAGAGTTATTACTCCCACGACCTGACCCAGCCTCACCCCTTCACTGTGGCACACAGAGCCAGGCCAAGTACCTGCTAGCAAGCCGATGCCTACAGACAGGAAGGTGAGGTCCATCTTGCTCACCTGAGCGCCCCTCCCCACTTCTGATGCCTCCCCTGTGGTGTGACTGCTTCTGTTCTTGCAAGTTGAGAGGATAAATAAGTCAGGGGTGGGACACGGGTCCCCACAGTCAGCTTCCTGCCTTGCTACTGGACCTGAGCTGAGGACTCTACCCAGTCACTATCCTCCTATATCTTGAAAACTCTATAAAGTCTTTTCCCAGATCCAGACTGTAAATACTGTAGATCCATACTGAGCCAGTGTTGGAGTCCCACACCTCACCTTCCCCTCACCCCAGGGCCCTTAGCTAAGAGCTTTTGGAGGGCCCTGCCATGGCCTAAGGTGAGGCTCGTGGGTTATGACTCTTCAGGGCAGCGGACGCTGCAGAACATTACCTGGACCTGCTCGCCCTGTTGCTGGATGGCTCAGAGCTAAAGGTGGGTATGCCACATTTCTCTGTATTGGGGTGGGAGAGTTGGAGTTTCCTTTGGAGTAGAGCAGGAGTGCTTTTTTCTGACTTTTCCTCTGCTCTTCTTTCTGTCCATTCTGGGAGACCAGACTGGGAAGGTTCCCAGAGCAAGGGAGATCCGGGGCAGCAAGCAGTGGATGGTCCCTGCATGATACTAGAGCCTGGTGATGGTATTGGAGGTAGTAGTTCATGTCTCCTCAAGACAGTGCATTGCATTCTCTTCCCACTCCAGTTCTCCCCACCACCTTGCCCCCCAGGGCCCTGTATGCCTGAGTTGTTTTTGGAGGCAGCAGCAGCGTTGATCCAGGCAGGCCGAGCCCAGGATGCTTTGACAGTATGTGAGGAGCTGCTTAGCCGCACATCATTTCTGCTTCCCAAGAGGCCTCGGCTGTGGGAAGATGCcagaagaagaaccaaagagtcACCACACTCTTCACCCTGGGTCTCTGCTACCCATCTGCTTCAGGGCCAAGCTTGGGTGCAACTGGGGGCCCAAAAGGAGGCAATTAGTGAATATAGCCGGTGAGTCCAGGAAGCCAACCATGACCCTAGGGGAAATGTGGGGGGATAATTTTGTGATTGGGACCTGAGTTGGTGAGCTCTATTTTTAGTCTACtcaccccagagtttctgagGTTGACTCTTCTCTATCCCTGCTCTCTGTCCCACTCCAGGTGTCTTGAGCTGCTCTTCCGGGCCACACCTAAGGATGAAGAACAAGGTGAGCTAGACTTAGTTTTcctctgtggtggtggtggtttcctTTCCATGTGTCCTAGTCCACCAAGAGATTTAAGAGAAAGGGACTCCAAACACAAGAGATACGGCATTGAGGTTTTGGGGAAAGTCTGGCTGGAAACAAATGTCTTGATTTTTGGAGAGGTCCTCAGGGCCTGCTTCCAGCTGTGAGCAGGGGTGTACATCAGATATGGCACTACAACAGCTTCGGACAGCTGCCCTGATTAGtcgtggactggaatgggtggccctTGGCCAGGATATCAAAGCCCTACAGGACTTCCTTCTCAGTGTGCAGATGTGTCCAGGTAGGTACGTGTGCAGGCCGTCAGCTGTGCATGGATGTGTAAGGACAGAGAGGGGGAGGTACTTGGGGATTAGTGTAAGAGTATGCTCCTTGATAGGAGGGGTGGATGGGGTTGTGCCTGTATATATGTAGGGATACATAACAGTTGTGCAGACATATGCAAGACATACACGCATGTGTGAAGGCCTCCCAGGAGTTCTCTAGGCTTCCTAATGTCTTCAGACACAAAGACCGTGCCTGTGCTGAGAGTATGTTGGGCAGGAGCAGGGTCAGCTGAGCCCTTTGTCCTGGGCAGGGAGTGCCCAGGTTTAGGCATTGTTGGCAATGATGTACCCCTGATTCCATGTAGGCAACACACATCCCTGCTCTAGGCCTTAGTTTCcccttttataaaatgattttaagtcTGTGTCAAGTTCTAAGGCCCTGTGCTCTGGGGTGGCGCTACAGGTAATCAAGATGCTTCCTATCACCTGCTTCAGACTCTGAGGAGGCTGGATCGGAGAGATGAGGCCACTGCTCTCTGGCGGAGGCTGGAGGCCCAAACTGAGTTGCTACTGGAGAATACTGCATGGTGAGGTTAAGGGGGCAGCTGGCTTCTAGAGTCCTTAGGGCTATTGGGGGTGGTAGTGAATTAAGGGAGTGATCTTCTGCCTATCCTCCCTTAGACATCACCCTTTTTGCTTTCAGGTCCCTCCCCCTGTACTTAGAAACCTGTTTGGGCTGGATCCGTCCCCCTGACCGTGAAACCCTTCGTGAGGAATTTCAGACATCTGGAGACTTGTGACCTGTAGCTGCCATGTTTCAAAGAACCAGAACTGGGGCCTCAGTGGGCCATCTGTGGGGAGGGCTTTCTGCTATCCCATCCTTGGGAAATGTGGCTGGAGCTGACCATTCCAGTATATGTCTGGCATTGGAGAGGTTGGTGGTAGTCCTGCAAAATTTGGTCTGGTTACTGCTATTCTGATTCCAGAGAAGCCCTGCTTCCACCAACAAGGCATTGACTTGCTCATAGCACCTTTTATCCTGTTTCCCTTTTCATGTGTTGAGTAAAATTTCATATCTACCTGTTGTCTGCCTACTATATATACTTGACGTGGGAAGGCTCACAGCTTTCTGATTCAGTTGAGTGCCAGTTGTCCATGATACCCTCTCCCAACATCATCTACCTTATGAGCCTCGAGAAGGGGCTAAGGGAATCCTTACTCAAAAAGCAGTGCCTTTaatccttgctgctgctgctgctacctTTGCTAaatcgtttcagttgtgtccgactctgtgcgaccccatagacggcagcccaccaggctcccccgtccctgggattctccaggcaagaacactggagtgggttgccatttccttctccaatgcgtgaaagtgaagtcgctcagtcgtgtccgactcttagggaccccatggaccgctgcttaccagactcctccgtccatgggattttccaggcaagagtactggagtggggtgccattgccttctccgttaatCCTTGTTACCTGAAAGCAAAAATTCTTAGAGGCGAGAAACAAGCAGACCTCTGAGTCTCagattcccacccccaccctaatCCCAAATTTGGATTTCCACTGTCTGAGTCAACTATGTCTGTGTCAATAGGGGGTGAAGGGTGAATTCAGTCAACGGGCCCCCAAAGCtgcatattgaatatagttagCGCGACCTGGCgatttggacatgaatttgagcaaactctgggagctagtgaaaGTAAAGACTGGCtcactgcagtctgtgggattgcagagtcggacacgacttagcgatttaACAGCAACAACCTGGCATTTTGGGCCCAAGGACTTCCAAGTCTCAGTGTACAATTTTCTTGCTGCCTTGGGCTCTGCTGAGTGTTCTGTAGCTGCCTTTTGACTCCTTTCTGGACTTGAGTCCACTCCCTCCTTTAGCCATGAATATTAATAACGAGTGGAAAGGAAGCATGTATCTCCAAGCCCCGAGAAACTGTAAAGCCTATGGGATTACGATTATGAAAGGGTGTAATGACGATAGGGTAGAGTGGATTAAGAGCTGGGGTGCTAGTCAGAGTCCAGAATAAAGGTGGCTGGAGCCGGCGTCCTGAAGGACCAAGGAGAGGGGTTAGAGTGGATCCTCAGGCTTTGGAAGAAGACGGGTGTGTAGTTTATCAATACAACTGGACTAGACTAATATAAGGGTTCAATCCATTGTGCCAGGTTTTTCTAGTAGGGTAAACTCAGGAGCCAATGAACTGGAGCCAAGTGGGAGAGTCTGCCTCCCATGGATAAAGGCTCTCCTTTCGCCAGTCGATCTGGCCCTATTCTTTTCGTTGATTGGTCGGAAATCCCAATCCGTCGAGGAAGCGTATCGTTGCGGCCAATTGACGTGGCGTTACTAGGCGTGTTGCGCCCCTGAGGCGGGAGCCAGGCCACAAACGAATTTCCTGATTGGCTCCGGTCCGCGGGTTGCTGGGGAGAGGCACGGAGAGGCGGGCGGGAGTCGCCACGGCAGACGCTGATTGGCTGGGGTGAGAGCACCTCTCCTTCCGATGATTCGGCTCTTCTCCGCTCAGTCTTAGCGAAGCGTCTCTGCAGCCGTCGTTTGAGTCGTCGCTGCCGCTACCCCCTCGCGGATCAGGCGCCAGCGCCGCCCGCCCGCTCGTCCACCGCCCTAGTGCCGCTGGGAGGAAACAAGAGGGAGGCTTGGGGGGTTTGTCGCCGCCACTCGCCTCCTCTCCGGGAGAGCCGAGTCCCGGCCCAGTCGGTCGCCTGACACCCCTCAGAGCCGTTACCCGCGGTCCGCCACAGCCGCCGGCTGGGAGAAGCGCGCGCCATGGCCTCCGGAGCTGAGTGAGTGTGTGCGCGTGCCCGCCCGCCCCCTGTGGGTGCGCGCACCGGGAGACCCACCGCGCTGGGTAGGCCCGGCCGGGCCTTACTGTGGGCGCGTCTTGGAGGTGGAGACAGGGAacgagggagagggaagaagaggaaaggggcGAATGAGGAGCCGCGGACCCGGACCCAGCTGCGCACCCGCGCGCCCCCTAGGCGGGGCTTGAGTTGGGCCTGGGTCGGGGCCTGGGCCAGACCTGCTGTGTCATGCAGGCCCGGGCCGGCCGCATTGGCTCCTTTGGAACGGCCGTCTCAGCCTAGTGAGGTCTGCGGGCTCACACTGACGGCGCAGAGCCCCGGGGCCTTGCGGCGCCCACCTGCGATCTGATCTGCCACCCTCTTTGGGCCTTTGGTCCCAGGAGAGCGCAGGCCCCGCGGCGGGCCCAACGCCCTAACTGGGCCCGGTGGGCGTGGACTTTGAGCCACGTGAAGGCCTCAGCCCGGAGACCGAGGCGGAGGCCGGCGCTGGGAAGGGCCTGGGAACTCAGGAAAGCTCACGAAAGCCCTTTTAGAGCTGGGTCGGCGTGGCCAGTAGTTGAAGACCTGAATGGTGAGAGGCTGTTGAGGAAAGGGCAGGCCCAGCCGTTCGCTTCTGGCCGCCTTCATATTAATACTTGAGGCCTGTTATTCATACGAGAATGCTTTCGTCAGTTTTCCTTGATGTTGTGAAATGGGGTTCTTTAGGTTCTTGCTAAAATTCAAATCTCAGTTTTTTGTCGGCCTTTCTAGATTTCAGCCTTTGTTGTGAAGGTTAGAGTTCCCTTAAACTCACACATTCGTTTCCCTAAGCAGCTGTGTTGAGAAATCCTGGGCCCTCTGCTTAGGAAAGCATCAGATAAAACCTGACCACCTCTGCCCATTTTAGAATCAAGAGCTTTAGATACTGGGGGTATAGGGGGAGACACTGCCATCCTGTGGAACCCCTTCTATGCAAATCACTTTACTGAGTTTAGAGtttaggtggtttttttttttttttttttaagacttgttCCTTTTTTTCAAGTTTCTGAATTGAGATGAAGTATTACTCAGGTGCCTATTTAAAAGAACTACTTACTAATTAAAGTAGTCTCTTAGTCTTTAGTTTCCAAGACTGAAAGTCCAGAATTCTTGGAACCTGGCGTCATAAGACAGTTTCTGATCTCTAGGTCATCTTGATGACCCTTACCTGAACCCTGTCCAAGTCTCCTGTGGCCCGTTGGGGTTCTGAAAGGGGCCTGAATCATGCCGACTACCAGGAGGATGTCCCCCAAAACAGTTCTCCAGGACTGTTGGCCCGGGATCAAACTGAATTCTGTTATGTAGAGGTTACTTCCTTTGATCTCAGTAGATAGATGTGGAATTAAAGGTCTTTAAGAGCATCCCACATCCAGTGCCAGAGTCAGGAATGTAGGCAGAATGGAGATTTTCCTAGAATGCAGCTTTGTGGTTACAATACAAAGTGATAGCTAGAGGCacctgacattttatttttttctagcctTAGCCCTATACATCAGACAGGAAGATGGGCAGGCCTTGAAGGATATTTTGATGcatgggagagagggagaatTGATGGATTTAAATTGCCCTCTCATATTGACCACGGTGCTTTCCAGAGTGTTTATAAGCATTGGAAGAGTATGCCCCTGCAGCATTGTGATCACCACTTTTGGGTTaaaaagttagtcactcagtcgtgtctgactctttgtgaccccatggactgtagcccaccaggctcctctctctgtagaattctccaggcaagaatactggagtgggttgccatttccttctccaggggacttttgGATTGGGGGAGGCAAATTTAAGCTAAGGAAACTCCACTCTTGGAAGTTAGTTTAAAGGGAATAAATAAAGATCCAGGTTATGTGAGAGGGTCAGCAGAAAACTTATAATATTTTTAGATGAGTGGGATTTGTGTAATATTACTTTTGAATGTTTCAGGAccaaaagatgtaaaaaaaaatcctgttaacTTCCTAGCTGTTATTCTAGAGTACAGACATCTTTTTTTCTTGCAAACTGTGAAGATATTTCCAGTAGGAATactattttgtcttttgttgGCTGATAATTCCCAGATCCTCGAACGATGCCTGGTGTATttatggaattctcaaggcaagaatactggagtgggtagccagtcccttctccaggagatcttcccaacccaggaatcaaacccaggtctcccacattgcaggcaggttctttgccatctgaaccaccagggaaaaacatatatatgcgtgcatgctaaattgcttcagtcatgtccaactctgtgcaatgctatggaccatagcctgtcaaactcctctgtccatggaattctgcaggcaagaatactgacgagttggtggccatgtcctcctccaggggatcttcctgacccagagatcaaacccgagtctcctgcattggcaggcaggttctgtaccgCTAGTGCCAggaagctcacacacacacaaacacaccccttGTTAATTTGTTGAGTGAAGAAATAGTCCatgggaaatttttctttttatttattccttggTGTCTTCCATTGTCTGGCCTCCTTATTTGGGTTAATGCCCATGCTTTCCTGAGCTTTAATAAGAGAAGGTAAGACCTTCTCTTCAAAGGGAGATCCCACAGAGAAATTGGTGTTGGGAAGTGGTTCAGATAGTTTATTTAGGTAGTTTAAACTGAGTTCAGACTCAGGCAACCTTGATTTAGACAAGAGGGATTTGGATTTGTCCCATGTCTCAGCATTTCTTGGTTTTAACTTTTTGAACCAACTCCATGGAGTTGTGTGTCTTTGCAGAGATAACTGTGAAACTGCATTTGAGCTTGAGCTTCTTTCTGGTGAAGATTCCAGATCTGATAGTGTTGTGTGTTCGCTTTTTTCAAATATGATGGTCCTTATGCTTTGCATTCCTCTGGTGCACAGAATGCTCTGGCGTTCAGCAAGCTTAGCCAGTAGGAAGGGTAATTCTAGTGATTCTTCTTCATAGTTTCCAGGCTTACTCTGTGGGGCTTGGGGCCTCTCTCAGCCCCATGGGAGGTTGTCTTACTGCAAGAAGGTCAGCAAAGAAAGAGCTTGTGCAATGTTCTGCAATGCTAATCATACTAAACGTCATACCATATGCCAGGTGTTCATATCTCACTTAAGACAGCCCATTTTGCCTTCAACATCTCACTATTTTAAGGTAGTAATCCtctgagatgagtgctattgtagAAAGGTCAAatcacttgcccaagatcatagcTAAGTGGCAGGGTTGGAATTCAGACCCAACAGGTCTGACTGCAGAGCCCCTTCTCTTAATTACTGTTCTGTACcgtctattttcatttctctaattacTGCTCAGCCTccacttttattttgttttcttagtttcctgacccTAGGCAAGATCACCTGGGGCCTTACAGCTAGGATACCAGTACTCGGAATACCAAGAGTTGCTGAAACAGGAATTGTAATATATACTTGATAAGCATTCTTGATCTTGACTGACTTTCTCTTTATTTGGGCTCTATGTGGGGACAACTTCGTCAATGCACTATTTCTTTCCTAAGTGTGAGTTTTAGAGACTGGTGGGGACATTGCTGGAATTTGTTTTGGAactgacttctttttctctttctagttcAAAAGGCGATGATTTATCAACAGCCATTCTTAAACAGAAAAACCGTCCCAATCGGTTAATTGTTGATGAAGCCATCAATGAGGACAACAGTGTGGTATCCTTGTCCCAGGTAAGTTGGGTCCACAGTCCAGTCTTTGCTTATTGCACTTAACCTGAGGGCTTTTCCCAggtttcttctctcatttttcttgcAGTGACCACAGATAGAATGGGGTTTACTGGGAATCCCAACCTCCAGGGCTGCTGCTTATTCCCTGGCCCAGTGACCCAAAGGCCTTAACCTTCTTTCCTCAGCCCAAGATGGATGAGCTGCAGTTGTTCCGAGGTGACACAGTGTtgctgaaaggaaagaagaggcgGGAAGCTGTGTGCATTGTGCTTTCTGATGACACATGTTCTGATGAGAAGATTCGAATGAATAGAGTTGTTCGGAATAACCTTCGCGTACACTTGGGGGATGTCATCAGGTGTGTGTGGAGTTCTTGGCCCCTCAGGGATGGGAGGCCAGAGGCTGCCTGCTGTACAGGCAGCACCCCCACAAAGGCCTTGGCACCTGCAGATGTTGGGAGCTTGCAGGCCATGGGGAGACTTAGGTTTCTAGGTCGTCTTTAGGTTTTGGGTCTGCCTCTGGGACTTAAAATCTGCCTCTGCATGACCCTTGGGACAGGTTGGCTTGACTTTCTTggtacctttatttttttctaccagGGGTCACACCATAGACCTTGGTTTAGGATGCCATTTGAGGGTTGTATCTGCCAAATAAGCTTGTAGCCTTGCATTAATGGCTTTTGTTGGGGCTAGGATGAGATGGAGTATGGGCATGGAAGGTGGACTCCTAGCAGGTTTGTATAAAGATCCAGGCTAATCGAGGTGAGAGGCATAGTTTGAGCCAGGCCTAGGATAGTTCCAGTCTGAGTGATTTTAGACTTTAGGCAAGAGGTTTCTCCATCTTGAAGTCATCACTGGCCAGtgctacccaaccatcttgtCACCTGGCCAGGAACATCTCAGGCTTCTGATTCTTTTTGGGGGATTCTAGGTTTTATGGAGCCTTCTTCCTGGAAGTGCTTAGTCACTTTCTCAAGGTGCTCTGACCACCTGACCGAGatgattttttcatttgtatttctctgaccCTGACACTTGTCAGACTGTGGTCCCCTTTTGTAACGTTGGGTTACCAGTAGTAACCAGAATGGGTCATCCTTGGCTATGTCTCATTGAAGACCTTCCCTCCTGTGTCTTCGTGGGGACTCCAGATGTGTGGGTCTTTCTTCTGCCTCACTGGTGGTGAGTGGGCAGTCCCAGCAGCTTCTTCTGGAGGCCCCCCTCCCCCCTGTCACCCTGCCCTGCCTATGACCCGTTCTGCTTGGCTGGTGCTCTGCCCTTGCTCCTGTCCTACCTTCTTGCCCCTCTTCACCTAAAGCCATCCCTGCCTTTTCTCTTTCGCTCGCCATCAGCTATCTGTGCCAGGCCCTTTTGGACACCCACGTGCTTGGGGCTGCAGTGTGGTTGGTAACGTGGAGTCTGCTTGCATCCTCAGCATCCAGCCATGCCCTGATGTGAAATACGGCAAACGCATCCATGTACTACCCATCGATGACACGGTGGAAGGCATCACTGGCAATCTCTTTGAGGTTTACCTTAAGCCATACTTCCTGGAAGCTTATCGACCCATCCGGAAAGGTGAGAGATAATCCTAAGGACTGAACTCAAGGGCTGTTGTTGTAGGGATACCCAAAAGTAAACCTTGGTCCATCTTTGTCTAATTCTCctacatgtatgcatgcacacacattctgcACATGTATACTCTCTCCTTTCCTGCTTCCTTGCACTTCCCCCTTTTCCCATTCCCACTCCTTTTTGCTCCAGTACAGTAAGCTATCTTTTGTATCTCTAAAGGAAGAGGTGGGCCATTTGGGGTGTATCACAGTCCACAGTGTGTTTAATACTTAGCACAGTTCTTCTATTGGTGGTGGTTGTGCAGGCTTGGGTTATATATACCCTAGAAGTCAAAAATCTTATGGGCTTCTTCCTGGCACATCAGGTTTTATTCACTGTCTTTTAAGGGGCAGAGAGACTCTTCACAATTTAGCTTTCTCTTTTTGCCTGATGCTTAATAAGATGTGGATGGGAAGGAGAAAGGACAATATCTAGTGAACTTGGCATTCTAGATCCCAGGTTCTAATGGGGAATTCTTAGCTTTGTCTGGTGATAGACACCTCTGACTGCTCTTGTGCTGATTGCTCTCACAGGAGACATTTTCCTTGTCCGGGGTGGAATGCGTGCTGTAGAGTTCAAAGTAGTGGAGACAGATCCCAGTCCTTATTGCATTGTTGCTCCAGACACAGTGATCCACTGTGAAGGGGAGCCTATCAAACGAGAGGTGAGTTCTCTTCCTGATTCCGGTACCCTACTTTGTGAGTGCTCAGCGGGGCAGTAGTATGGTAGTTCAAAAGAATCCTCAGGCTTGATGGTTAAGCTACTTCCCAGAGGTGGAAGGCATAGCTATTCATTTCTGGACCTAGGTATTTTTAAGAAGTATCTgatatcaataatttttaaaatctagattgAGTCTAATGAGTCTAGTGgttgaaataatttttgaagaaGCGATGCTGATGATGACATCTAGACCCCTGCCCGTTTCCCACAGTTTCTAGCTTCAGGTCTTAGGGGAGCCCACCGCAATAAGAATAAGGACAATGTAATAAGGAAAGGCTATGCTAGAAATCTTTGCCATGAAATAAATAAACGGTAAAAGCAAAgattggaaattccctggcagtccagttgttaggactctgcactcttaCTGCTgagggtgcgggtttgatccctgttggggaactaagatcccacaagctgctcaGCATGGCCATATAAATAAATTCTGGCCCTAGGGTTTTTTGAATTGTTCTTCGAGGCATAATCCCCTTAGAGGAGAATCTTCTCATACAGCAGATTCTCTACACCAGCTTTAGAGAAACTCAGCTTTTGCTGATCGTAGCATTCTaaccttctccttttctttttctcttccatcttCAGGATGAGGAAGAGTCCTTGAATGAAGTGGGCTATGATGACATTGGTGGCTGCAGGAAACAGTTAGCTCAGATAAAGGAGATGGTGGAGTTGCCCCTGAGACATCCTGCCCTCTTTAAGGCCATTGGTGTGAAGGTGAGTATTCTGGGCTCTGTTAGCCTAGGGTGGTGATTAACAACTACTCACTATCTAATCTTAGGACCTGTTTTCATATCTGTGTTTCATCATTGCCTTGGATTTGAGAGGAAGTACTATATTCAGGTTTATAAAACACTCTAAATTCACTAAAGCTGCTAATGGTCTAGAACAGAGTAGGTCAGTTAAGTtctctgttgaattttttttcttaattacaaCCCTTCAAAATGTAAAGACCGTTCTTATCTAGTGGAccctataaatatataaatagtctattttaaatatttattattttaagtcttACCATAGTTTGCCAACTTGTCTAGAACAGTGTTGCCCAATAGCCGTAAAGGAAATTTGCAGTGTGAAGGATCCTGAGTCCAGAATATTTGAGAACTGCTGGTCTAAAATGTAACATCTCAATTGTTCCTATATCATAGGACACCCTGAAGATGAAGCTTCTATCTGTCCCTTTCCCTAGTATACATTgtgtaaataaatttatcttttggGGGGATACTTTTCCATATCCTTCCAGTGgatgaagtcagagaaaagaCAACTTCACGGAGGAAAACTTGTGGCTTTTGGTAGTGGAAGGCATTCCAACATGATAATAAATCCTAGACGGTTGTGATTATAGGAGTGAGTGAGCCTCTGGCCAACACTGTTAAATGCCTGAGCTAGTTCTTGGCTCTTACCTGTCTAAAGTCATCCCCTTGGCCTAATGCCCTCTTACTTTTCCTAGATCCAGGAGCTTTAGACTCACTCACACTAAGAATTTCTTAGTGTGGTTTCTTTGCTGTCTGTCTCCTGTGTAATTCTCATCCTGTTTAAATAGAACCCTTCTTAGGCCATTTTAGGGTACCTGGGGTTGGGAGAAGATGAGAGTCTGAATCTAATCAACCCTCTGTACTGGTCCTCAGCCTCCTCGGGGAATCCTGCTCTATGGACCTCCTGGGACTGGGAAGACCTTGATTGCTCGAGCTGTGGCAAATGAGACTGGCGCCTTCTTCTTTTTGATCAATGGTAGGAGACTTGGTTCACTTTGTGTTTGGCTAGACTCCACTCTGAGCTAAGCATGACCCAGTCTCATGAGCAGAAGAACTCGTGGACATGCTCGTTTGTATACATAGCTTCATGTATACGTCAGTGTTTGTATTCTGAAGTCCACTGCAGACAGATAAGCAGCAAGGGGAGGGTATGCTACTCTGGTGTCCTTTGATCTATCCCTTCTTGAGAAAGAGCATTA
It contains:
- the FANCG gene encoding Fanconi anemia group G protein isoform X1; protein product: MAHKTLGSSASHVSCLDLWREKNDQLVRQAKVAEDSSLPLRRQQLARDALEGLRGLLCSLRGLPATVSVLPLELTVICNFITLRANLAQGFTEDMAQDIQQGLERVLETQGQPEARPEHGLRGLWDSALRVSSLLPELLPAFHHLAGLQAALWLTTNRLGDLTLLLQTLTVSQSRASEDVLLLLKTWRPPAEESDAPLTLQDARGLRDVLLTAFAYRQGLQELITGSLPKALSSLHEAASGLCPRSLLVQVYTALGTCLRKMGSPQRALLYLVAALKEGSTWGPPLLEASRLYQQLGNIAAEIESLELLVEALSITRIPEAHQLLIEVELLLPRPDPASPLHCGTQSQAKYLLASRCLQTGRAADAAEHYLDLLALLLDGSELKFSPPPCPPGPCMPELFLEAAAALIQAGRAQDALTVCEELLSRTSFLLPKRPRLWEDARRRTKESPHSSPWVSATHLLQGQAWVQLGAQKEAISEYSRCLELLFRATPKDEEQGPASSCEQGCTSDMALQQLRTAALISRGLEWVALGQDIKALQDFLLSVQMCPGNQDASYHLLQTLRRLDRRDEATALWRRLEAQTELLLENTAWSLPLYLETCLGWIRPPDRETLREEFQTSGDL
- the FANCG gene encoding Fanconi anemia group G protein isoform X2, translated to MAHKTLGSSASHVSCLDLWREKNDQLVRQAKVAEDSSLPLRRQQLARDALEGLRGLLCSLRVLETQGQPEARPEHGLRGLWDSALRVSSLLPELLPAFHHLAGLQAALWLTTNRLGDLTLLLQTLTVSQSRASEDVLLLLKTWRPPAEESDAPLTLQDARGLRDVLLTAFAYRQGLQELITGSLPKALSSLHEAASGLCPRSLLVQVYTALGTCLRKMGSPQRALLYLVAALKEGSTWGPPLLEASRLYQQLGNIAAEIESLELLVEALSITRIPEAHQLLIEVELLLPRPDPASPLHCGTQSQAKYLLASRCLQTGRAADAAEHYLDLLALLLDGSELKFSPPPCPPGPCMPELFLEAAAALIQAGRAQDALTVCEELLSRTSFLLPKRPRLWEDARRRTKESPHSSPWVSATHLLQGQAWVQLGAQKEAISEYSRCLELLFRATPKDEEQGPASSCEQGCTSDMALQQLRTAALISRGLEWVALGQDIKALQDFLLSVQMCPGNQDASYHLLQTLRRLDRRDEATALWRRLEAQTELLLENTAWSLPLYLETCLGWIRPPDRETLREEFQTSGDL
- the FANCG gene encoding Fanconi anemia group G protein isoform X3, which codes for MAHKTLGSSASHVSCLDLWREKNDQLVRQAKVAEDSSLPLRRQQLARDALEGLRGLLCSLRGLPATVSVLPLELTVICNFITLRANLAQGFTEDMAQDIQQGLERVLETQGQPEARPEHGLRGLWDSALRVSSLLPELLPAFHHLAGLQAALWLTTNRLGDLTLLLQTLTVSQSRASEDVLLLLKTWRPPAEESDAPLTLQDARGLRDVLLTAFAYRQGLQELITGSLPKALSSLHEAASGLCPRSLLVQVYTALGTCLRKMGSPQRALLYLVAALKEGSTWGPPLLEASRLYQQLGNIAAEIESLELLVEALSITRIPEAHQLLIEVELLLPRPDPASPLHCGTQSQAKYLLASRCLQTGRAADAAEHYLDLLALLLDGSELKFSPPPCPPGPCMPELFLEAAAALIQAGRAQDALTVCEELLSRTSFLLPKRPRLWEDARRRTKESPHSSPWVSATHLLQGQAWVQLGAQKEAISEYSRCLELLFRATPKDEEQEVLRACFQL